In the Bacillus shivajii genome, one interval contains:
- a CDS encoding helix-turn-helix domain-containing protein: MEIGDQLKSIMENRKVSREELSSLTGVSESVLEGIELNSIDIPVSELVKISTVLNVSFQVGDTSI, from the coding sequence GTGGAGATTGGGGATCAGCTAAAATCGATCATGGAAAATAGGAAAGTATCGAGAGAAGAGCTATCATCATTAACAGGTGTTTCTGAAAGTGTGCTAGAGGGTATTGAGTTAAATAGTATAGATATACCTGTTTCTGAATTAGTGAAAATTTCAACAGTATTAAATGTTTCCTTTCAAGTAGGGGATACATCAATCTAA